A window of Hordeum vulgare subsp. vulgare chromosome 5H, MorexV3_pseudomolecules_assembly, whole genome shotgun sequence genomic DNA:
GTCGGCCGACGCCGACGGATACCGGCTGCTGGACGAGCAGGAGTTCCTTCGGCTGGTGGCGCGgccggagacggaggaggaggaggggcggtgcaGGGGGCTGAGGGAGGCATTCGCGATGTACGAGGTGAAGGGCGAAGGGTGCATTACGTCGTCGAGCCTGATGCGGATGCTCGCCAGGCTGGGGTCCGAACAGGGCATCGAGGAGTGCCGCGCCATGATCCGCATGTTTGATTTGAATGAAGACAAAGTGGTTTGCTTCGACGAGTTCAAGGTTATGATGGATGTGTAGCAGTTTGCCCATCGGCCAGTCTACTAATCGGACCTGACCGGCAGCAGCCTAAGTGTGCTGCGACGGGGACGACTGCGGCGGGAGCATCGTATCGGACAGGTTCATGTCGTCCCGGTTTAATAACCTAAAAGACAGGGATTTTTTTAAAAACGgcagcggtgggttttccgacggaagcaataacctctttattattaagcaaaagagcccgtgcgttgcaacgggagaatgcAAGGCCTGAGAATCGGACTCGAAGGCATAGATATTCTAATGGTGCAGTATTATCGAACATGTCAAATATGTACCCTTAGGATCTTTGTGCATGTCAGATAGCATTACGGATTTTTGTTCACGTTTAActcacttttcttcttcttactccATCCATTATCTTTGTCTCCCTTGCTTGGGTATCTAGGAACATCAAAAATACAGTATAGCTTAGAATTTATCGAGATGCATTGAATCCTTTAACAAAGGACCACATCACTGTAATGAGAAAAACTCATGCAGTCAACCTTGTCATCTCATCTGCATTAACTAAAGTGTGAATCAAATCCTCTAGTTTAGTTGTAACCATAAAAGTAAAAGAGAACTATAACAGAACAAAACTAAGACTCATTAACTGATGGAAGTTTACTCGGATTTCCTTTTTTGTGGAATCGTTGTTGGACTAACAAAATAGCAAACAATAGTAGCTAGCTTTTCCGAGAAAATATCAAAACCGCAATATGCACCAATTACCGAGGAGAAAATTGGAAATTTGCCACTTTCAATATATGGGTTCTTAAAATTGTCATTTTCAAGATTGGCTTCGCACATTTGCCACTCAGCTCGTTGGCTCCTTGATTATCATGCCACTTTCCTCCTACTTTTGATTTTCATTTTCCTCTAACATTTATAAGCATTGGAAAAGACCAAACCAGCCCTGATGCATATACACGTACTATCCAAATTTCAGTTGACACTTTGAAGCGGAGGACAGCGTACCGGCCACCTAGAATACTGGGTGATCTCGTCAATGCAGACTGCTTCACCGATCTCCTTGACGCAGAGTGTCGCAGATCGTCTAGAGTCTAGACGTTGCATGCCACGGATATTCTGAGCGtcccgagcaggacggcgggctgtGCAGCTATGGCGCGCGCGGAGACGGCGCGAGCAGCAAGCAGCCTAGTGGCGCCGGCGGGGGCTGCTTCAGTAGCCACTCTTATCGACATCCTCAAGTAGTTGTGTGCTGTTCTCCAATTCAGTGCTAGCTGAACTTCAGAGGAGACCAGAACCTGTAGCCGCGGGCTGGCTCGAGTGCCCGCGGTGGGCCTCATCGGTCGTGTAGTAGGCTCTCCTCACGAGCTCCTCGTGGAAGATGGCGTGCTGCGACTGCGCGCCGGCGAGCACGGCGGTCGCGGCCATGGGAGCGGCGGGGCCGGCTTCCTCGCGCCCCGCCATGGCGGTGCGGGCCCGTCTCGCGGACGGCGGGCTTCGGCAGGGGCACGGGAGGGCTCCCCTTGGTCGAAGGCGCGCgcgaaggagagggagggcggAGTCCGGCACCGGGTCGCCTGCAGCTCGTCGGCGAAGGCCGGGGCGCCGCGGGGAAGGAGCTCGAGCGCGGCTGGGAGCTGCGGCGTCGAGAGGCGGTGATGGGGGCGGCACTTGACGGAGCAGGTGACCGCCGTCGGCATGGGTGCTGGTTGGCTTGGCGAGCTGGGGTTCGGCAAGGGGAGTTGGTGGAGATTGAAGAAAGAGGCCCCTGGACTGCGGGTTAGTTTGGATTAAATATAGGGTGGTTTGTGTAAAATGTAAAAAACGATTCGTTCTTTGACTTAAAtctggactgcgggttgattttagAAAACGTCGGGGGCTTTTTTGTAAATgccgtggtgggttttccgacggaagcaatagccgctttattattaggtaggtATTAGGTATAGATTCATCCCATACTGATAATTGTTCCTCATGTACATTTTTGCTCTTGTATGTATCAAAACATTAGTCTTTCTAAGAACATAAACAGAAGAAAATTACACTTTGACCTCTTTTCAAAAAGATAAATTTTCAATCAAAATAGTGTGAACAGTGACTTATAACAGTaaataatatttttttccagaagtcAATGTTGACTTTTTCGTGAAAATCTATATAGTAGTGCAAAACAAAGTCAAGTTTAATCAAAAATTACTTCGGAACTATTTTGATCTTTAattaatctttacctaataataaagaggctatcgcttccgtcggaaaacccaccgagatgATTTTACCAAAAAgcacttactgtttatgacattaaactcgtagtatatattaaatatatttttaaatactcatatcttttaaaccgtaactccaaatttaacatattatacatgaaatttgattagaaaaatatgtagaatttaaatatgacattattttatctgttaaacgtttaataaaaatactatctacggtgcaatcttaataaataagtcattgttcgtctttctttcataccggtactcatccgggttgggaatgaacacgttaacaaaatcaggattagagatgaaactgaaggtcacttgactgattctttatacgtattaaatctacatgcaagccgtgttaaaatagaagacctgtaaaATTTTGGaccgcatttttgtaggataagaccatttttatttgtatcgtaactataaattcttaaattatagacattttttataaattaaaagcatgcgtcgtgtggtatttctttctcccgttgcaacgcatggacccttttgctagtattaaAAAAATCCTCATATAGGGTGCATAGGACCGTCGAATATCAGTTTGGCAACCGGGCAGTTCAAAAACACATGTTCTATTTCCTGTCCATTCTTGCTTGATGAGGGGGTTGTTGGTTTTATAGGATAGCTAAAAACATTATTTCTGAGTACTATAATGCCGTGGTAGGCAAACCACCGTTTGTCTCCCTTCCACCTCTCATGGTATAGACCCGACTCAACTcattccttttattttatttttacaaaaactcATTCCTTCCTTTTTTGGCCCTGGGCCTGGTATAGGTGTCGGATCTGAGCAATCTGTATCATAAGCTCGTTTCTTGTTCGTTCTATTTTCCTCTAAGAATACCcgcgaaaaaatatattttcctctAATAATACCCGTGTGTGGTACGAGTCCCAAGTTTGAGCGCACATCTGGCCTGATTATACATTCCCAAGAGCAAAATAGCTAGGGCTGACAAAGCAAAAGCGAAAACAATGTGCAGCAAGTTTTATTTCCTCAGAGCCAAACAACATGACAACATGGGCTACAACCCTCATTCAATCAACAAAGGAAAGAGCAGACGCATTCGTGGGTGTTCTCCCCCGTGCAGTCGCCTACGACGGCCTTGATGCCCGGGTACTTCCACATGAACTGCTGCACGCACAGCCCCCCGCAATAGTCCCGCTGGCAGATGCCGTCGTGCGGCATGCGGATGGTGACCACGTTGTCACACGGGAACCCTTGCACCGCCACCCCTTCAGGATCCGCACGAGAGACCGCGAGAGACACTGAGGCATCGTGCATGCATGTAAACAAGCAGGAATCAGTTAAACCAGCAGTATGTAGGCGCACGCAGTGAGCGGCGAGAGAAAGAGGAGGGCGGACCAACCTAGGGAGAGCGCAAGGAGGGCGCAGAGGGCAAGAGACGCAGCTCTGGTTGCCATGTTATGCCGGCACCGCTGTTACGGCAGTGGAGCTTGGCGATTCTTCGATCGATCTGTGGTTTCTAATCTAGGGTTTTGTCCCGTGTCTGCGCTAGCTATGATATGATCGGGTACGTCTGTCTCATCGTGGTATATATATACGAGCGACCGACGGAGGTTAAGTTACACATATGGTAAGTGTTCTATTGCCGTATCTTTTCAAAAATATAGTATGTTTAATTATGCCCAATTTGAACGTCTTGGTGGGATCTTTATACGATACTGAAGGAATAATTCATCAGATCTTAGGTGATCTCATGCTTAATTAGAGGTCGCACTTGTGAATTGCGAGCTATGTGGTCACACATAGAATCCCAGAAATAATTCCGAAATGATTTGGAAGATCGTATATATGCGCGATCTGCAACTCTAACGCGTGTTGTCGGAGTTATTTCGCAATGAAAAAATGTGTTGGAGTAATAGTGAGGAGAGAGGGGAAGCTAGAGTACTAATTAACTTAAATGATTCGTTTTCTCCTAAATATAGATTTCTTTCCGCGTATATCTTTTTTTCAAATAAGGCCCTAGAGTATGCTAAAAGATTTTCATTAATGCAAGAGacctaaaaaaatgaaatcacaacCAGGACTTTGAGTGCCAAACAAACACAACCTTTCGGCATGAGTCCAAGGCACGCCGTTGCTGCCACTTCAAAACGTTGGAGCCGTCCTCACATTGTATCTTGCAGGCGAAAAGCCATCACGCCAAGGTCTAGTTCGACCAACGCCTGTAAGAAGAAGTTGTCATCGAAAAATTATTGGCCTAGGTACTTATTGTGCACTAGGGTTTGCCGATCGCCATCCTACGTAAGTAGTTTTTGTATTTGAATGGTCAATTGTGAAGTAAGGCATCATTCTTGACATGTAGATTATGAATGTCTGGACCACTTTAGTCCTTCGGCCTACAAACCACGTCTTAGGCATATCGAAAGGTTACAAGTATAATCACCGGTCAATAGGCTCATGCAACACAAAGCACAAAAGTCTACAAGCATACAACAACTAACCCAACAAACA
This region includes:
- the LOC123396861 gene encoding putative calcium-binding protein CML19, whose amino-acid sequence is MVHAATAECFSSVFASFDRDADGRISAAKLRLCMKATLGEDVSAEDAEALVASADADGYRLLDEQEFLRLVARPETEEEEGRCRGLREAFAMYEVKGEGCITSSSLMRMLARLGSEQGIEECRAMIRMFDLNEDKVVCFDEFKVMMDV